The following are from one region of the Vitis riparia cultivar Riparia Gloire de Montpellier isolate 1030 chromosome 14, EGFV_Vit.rip_1.0, whole genome shotgun sequence genome:
- the LOC117929814 gene encoding mitochondrial import inner membrane translocase subunit TIM8-like, with product MDSSHLNSAELQQFLSQEKKKAMLNEMVAKITNVCWDKCITGTPGSKFSSSESACLSKCAQRYMDLSITIMTRFQSMQ from the exons ATGGATTCTTCGCATCTTAACTCCGCCGAGTTGCAGCAATTTCTCAGT caagagaagaaaaaagccaTGCTTAATGAGATGGTTGCAAAGATTACAAATGTATGCTGGGACAAGTGCATTACTGGTACCCCTGGTAGCAAATTCAGCTCTAGCGAATCAGCTTGCCTTTCAAAATGTGCTCAGCGCTATATGGACTTGAGCATCACCATCATGACTCGCTTTCAATCCATGCAATAA